The Ketobacter alkanivorans genome includes the window GCAGGCCGTTGCCCAGGTGCTTGATGGTGGCCGCAAACCCACCGTAGCGCTGTTAAACATTGGCAGTGAGGATATCAAAGGCAATGATCAGGTGAAGGCCGCCAATGACCTGTTGCGTGGCGATGAAGATCTCAATTATATCGGATATGTCGAAGGCTCTGACCTGTTTACCGGTAAGGCTGATGTGGTGGTGTGTGATGGGTTTGTGGGTAATGTAGCTCTTAAAACCATAGAAGGGCTGGCTCGTTACGTGATGTCTGAAGTGCGGCGTGAGTTCAATCGTAACTGGTGGCATCGAATATTTGGGCTGTTGGTGGCCCCCCTTTGGCGTAGGGTGGAACAGCGGATTAATCCCAGCGGTTATAACGGAGCGGCTTTCGTCGGGCTGCGCGGTGTGGTGGTAAAAAGCCATGGCAATGCCGATGCGGCCGAGTTCAATCAAGCCATTTGTTCCGCCCGTCAGTACGTCGACAAAAAATTGCCGGATAAAATTGAGAGCCTGCTTAAATAGGGTTGCTAAATTTTGTTACTTTTCCGTTGAGCAGGTTTGATGTTCTGCGGGTATGATTGGGGAAATTTCTGCAAGGTCTTGGAAAATACGGCCAGATTCAGTACCGAATTCATCAAATTGAAATTCGAGTGTCGCAGAATAGACAATGGTATCAGGGTATTTCATGAATAAAGAACTCGCATTTGTTTTTCCTGGTCAGGGCTCACAATCAGTCGGCATGATGGCTGATTTGAACCAGGCTCATCCGCAGGTCAAGGAAACGTTCGATGAGGCGTCTGAGGTGTTCGGCCAGGATATGTGGGCGATGGCACAGCAGGGGCCGGAAGCATTGCTTTCCCAAACCGAAGTCACCCAGCCAATCATGTTTGTATCTGGTGTGGCAGCATGGCGCGCATGGTGCGCCGCTACCGAGATCCGCCCCGCGCTGATGGCCGGTCATAGTCTGGGTGAGTACACTGCCTACGTCTGCGCTGGTTCTATTTCTCTTCAGCAGGGAGTGGAGCTGGTTAAGCGCCGTGGTGAGTTAATGCGTGATGCATGCCCTGGCGGCCAGGGGAAAATGGCAGCAATCCTGGGTCTGGATGATGACAAAGCGATCGCTGTGTGTGCTGATGCTGCCCAGGGGCAAGTAGTACAGGCGGTTAATTTTAATTCTCCTGGACAGGTTGTGATCGCCGGTCATGCCGAGGCGGTGGACAGAGCGGTGGTGCTGGCGAAGGAGGCGGGTGCCAAAAAGGCTATGCCCCTGTCAGTGAGCGTGCCG containing:
- the plsX gene encoding phosphate acyltransferase PlsX; this encodes MVTLAVDAMGGDFGPDVTVPAVLRALSEQQDLRVLLFGEESKMRALLGPRNVDRLSLCHAEQVIGMGESPAVALRTKKQSSMALMLHAVNDGKADGCVSAGNTGALMALSRHILKTSDSIDRPAIISALPREDGRHTFVLDLGANVGCDSEQLYQFAVMGQAVAQVLDGGRKPTVALLNIGSEDIKGNDQVKAANDLLRGDEDLNYIGYVEGSDLFTGKADVVVCDGFVGNVALKTIEGLARYVMSEVRREFNRNWWHRIFGLLVAPLWRRVEQRINPSGYNGAAFVGLRGVVVKSHGNADAAEFNQAICSARQYVDKKLPDKIESLLK
- the fabD gene encoding ACP S-malonyltransferase; the protein is MNKELAFVFPGQGSQSVGMMADLNQAHPQVKETFDEASEVFGQDMWAMAQQGPEALLSQTEVTQPIMFVSGVAAWRAWCAATEIRPALMAGHSLGEYTAYVCAGSISLQQGVELVKRRGELMRDACPGGQGKMAAILGLDDDKAIAVCADAAQGQVVQAVNFNSPGQVVIAGHAEAVDRAVVLAKEAGAKKAMPLSVSVPCHSDLMRTAGDELAEKLRATTIERPVVPVVNNIDAEIELDPARIRDKLIAQLYSPVLWVASVNTMAATGITTLVECGPGKVLCGMSKRVVRGMNVNSLQDQAGFDSTLEALS